The following are encoded in a window of Helicoverpa armigera isolate CAAS_96S chromosome 24, ASM3070526v1, whole genome shotgun sequence genomic DNA:
- the LOC110381520 gene encoding glucose dehydrogenase [FAD, quinone], with amino-acid sequence MQWQPPNLTASCPAHSEITACSPLGYMYLSLIVQLYSGSKDARIQEKIHQCPREEVEKDEEYDFIIVGAGAAGCVLANRLSAFEQWKVLVLEAGTEQPDVSLVPGLATAMLGSSVDWGYTTMPDGRSCLARPGQACSWPRGKMMGGSSSINSFAYIRGNKLDYDHWAELGNDGWSYEEVLPYFKKSERNLNIEGLDRKYHGVHGEQSVQRLPYTDKPSLMLIEAFQERGIPIRDYNAAYQVGAMKAQETSEDGERVSANNAFMQPIRYKRKNLTVKVKSEVTKILINKQKVAYGVKYVKDGRVHRAYARKEVIVSGGSINSPKLLMLSGIGPKKHLSELNITVKQDLAVGENLHDHVTFNGIIVVLPNRTATTVSGDELLQELRDYKKMEHKDGPLASQGPVNSISFIKTDHDLPAPDVQYQYLQLLVDEYASNMSLYESVNIFPPAYYNGVSPRAMNLVPKSRGKLLLNPDDPNGKPLIYANYFADPSDFIPIIKGLKFFFTFEHTETFKRYGAYFLKKSLYPCEHYEWGTDEYIICMARAYTSSTYHPVGTCKMGPSCDDKAVVDPKLKVYGISRLRVIDASIMPVVNRGNTVAPTLMIAEKGADFIIDEWLNKY; translated from the exons ATGCAGTGGCAGCCCCCAAACCTGACTGCATCATGTCCTGCCCACTCCGAGATCACTGCATGCAGTCCACTTGGCTACATGTACCTGAGCCTCATAGTCCAGCTATACAGCGGCAGTAAGGACGCCAGGATACAGGAGAAGATCCACCAGTGTCCTCGTGAAGAAGTGGAGAAGGATGAAGAATATGACTTTATTATTGTTGGGGCTGGGGCAGCTGGGTGCGTGCTGGCTAATCGGCTGTCTGCTTTTGAGCAGTGGAAG GTGCTGGTCCTAGAAGCTGGCACGGAACAGCCCGACGTGAGCCTGGTTCCTGGGCTAGCGACGGCCATGCTAGGCTCCAGCGTTGACTGGGGGTACACTACTATGCCTGATGGAAGGAGCTGCCTCGCAAGACCTGGACAGGCCTGCTCGTGGCCTAG AGGTAAAATGATGGGCGGGTCGAGTTCTATCAACTCATTCGCGTACATCCGAGGTAACAAGCTTGACTATGACCACTGGGCGGAGTTGGGCAACGATGGCTGGAGCTACGAAGAA GTGCTGCCATATTTCAAGAAATCCGAACGAAATTTGAATATAGAAGGCCTGGACCGCAAATATCATGGAGTCCACGGCGAACAATCGGTCCAACGACTGCCTTACACGGACAAACCTTCTCTCATGTTGATAGAAGCGTTTCAAGAACGAGGTATCCCTATCAGAGACTATAATGCAGCCTACCAGGTTGGCGCCATGAAGGCACAAGAGACCTCAGAGGACGGCGAGCGCGTCTCCGCCAACAACGCCTTCATGCAACCCATTAGATACAAAAGGAAGAACTTGACCGTCAAAGTAAAATCTGAAGTGACCAAAATCCtcatcaacaaacaaaaagtcgCTTACGGAGTTAAATATGTTAAAGATGGTCGTGTTCACAGAGCTTATGCTAGGAAGGAAGTTATCGTCAGCGGTGGATCTATTAACTCTCCTAAACTCCTCATGTTATCCGGTATAGGACCTAAGAAGCATttgtctgaattaaatattaccGTAAAGCAAGATTTAGCCGTCGGAGAAAATTTGCACGATCACGTTACTTTCAATGGTATCATTGTAGTTCTACCTAACAGGACAGCCACTACAGTCAGTGGGGATGAGTTATTGCAGGAGTTGCGTGATTATAAGAAAATGGAACATAAGGATGGACCACTGGCTTCCCAAGGACCAGTCAACTCCATCTCATTCATTAAGACTGATCATGATCTGCCCGCACCAGATGTTCAGTACCAATATTTACAACTCTTAGTTGACGAATACGCTAGTAACATGTCGCTGTATGAGTCTGTTAATATATTCCCCCCTGCGTACTACAATGGTGTGTCGCCCAGAGCTATGAATTTGGTTCCTAAGAGTAGAGGGAAGTTACTGCTCAACCCTGATGATCCGAACGGCAAGCCCTTGATTTACGCCAATTATTTCGCAGATCCGTCTGATTTCATCCCCATTATAAAAGGACTTAAATTCTTCTTTACTTTTGAGCACACAGAAACGTTCAAACGTTATGGGGCGTATTTCTTAAAGAAGTCATTGTACCCGTGTGAGCATTACGAATGGGGTACTGATGAGTACATCATCTGTATGGCAAGAGCATACACTTCGAGCACATATCACCCCGTGGGGACCTGCAAAATGGGCCCCAGTTGTGATGACAAAGCGGTCGTTGACCCCAAACTGAAGGTTTATGGCATTTCTCGTTTGAGAGTCATAGATGCATCTATCATGCCTGTTGTGAATCGTGGAAACACCGTAGCACCTACCTTGATGATTGCAGAAAAGGGTGCGGATTTCATAATCGAcgaatggttaaataaatactag
- the LOC110381518 gene encoding growth arrest and DNA damage-inducible protein GADD45 alpha — MYKDSVVPVKAETFSGMAAKSPISQCIKTVLRRACVEKRLTVGLLPAIQYLSKNSNRALFCLTAEAPPGDSATHMQEVLLQAFCVENDIYVIKVDSETKLRKLLGCCGSSMDFSCVLVHYPYTDPFSDSQEFDFSTLSDTERDLIEHCEMNWGYSQTPVIKLPEK, encoded by the exons ATGTACAAGGATTCAGTTGTTCCCGTTAAAGCTGAAACGTTCAGCGGCATGGCTGCCAAGAG CCCAATAAGTCAATGCATCAAAACGGTGCTGCGACGAGCATGCGTGGAGAAACGACTGACGGTCGGCCTCCTGCCTGCCATCCAGTACCTCTCCAAGAACAGCAACCGAGCCCTCTTCTGTCTGACGGCAGAGGCGCCCCCAGGAGACAGTGCGACCCACATGCAAGAAGTCCTGCTCCAGGCCTTCTGCGTCGAAAACGACATCTACGTCATTAAG GTTGACTCGGAAACAAAGTTGCGCAAACTTCTCGGCTGCTGCGGATCTTCAATGGACTTTAGCTGCGTGTTGGTCCACTATCCATATACAGACCCCTTCAGCGACAGCCAGGAGTTCGACTTCTCGACATTGTCGGACACCGAGAGAGATCTTATCGAGCATTGTGAGATGAACTGGGGATATTCACAGACCCCCGTCATCAAGTTGCCCGAGAAGTGA